A genomic stretch from Clavelina lepadiformis chromosome 5, kaClaLepa1.1, whole genome shotgun sequence includes:
- the LOC143460836 gene encoding bifunctional polynucleotide phosphatase/kinase-like: MSFKIFLKCLNNSHEDILLPDGVAVVVGRSKETKIQDKRCSRKQLELAADYNARKVFVKQLGPNPARVEDVDVSKGSEETLEEGQTLYFVEKDFPHHLLFRGADSRKLSNKRTISDYFSSDENLSKKSKKDEEDEDSENEKLVKTKLEKLQNSQNYLGVSRSKQSSISSASSSLQEVTSRDPGWYEADKNLLVFESDGLVHSSKIVAFDMDGTLITTKSGRTFAADINDWKILFPEIPKKLKELSEQGHKLVIITNQMGIGKGKVKKEDFKTKVENLVKFLFLPFQVLAITDRGFYRKPNTGTWKWLDESGNGGIPIDKPSFVYVGDAAGREKGWAPGKKKDFSCSDRLFAINLDVTFFTPEEFFLGHRAAKFEMPTFDPRSLVDQPPTDGADVTSEKQEVVILVGYPASGKSTFVARHLLPSGYIHINRDKLKTWQKCVSLCNSSLAGGKSVVIDNTNPDLESRQRYISCAKSRGCQCRCFVMQATLDHAMHNNRFRELSGSPHDVVPKMILYSYRKKFVEPKLKEGFDEIVKINFVPHFENDDLSKMYRKYTD; the protein is encoded by the exons ATGTCCttcaaaatctttttgaaATGCTTAAATAACTCCCATGAAGACATTCTTCTGCCGGATGGAGTTGCTGTTGTCGTAGGAAGAtctaaagaaacaaaaattcaagACAAACGTTGTTCCAG GAAACAACTTGAGTTGGCGGCGGATTATAACGCAAGGAAGGTTTTTGTGAAGCAACTCGGTCCCAACCCTGCTCGAGTTGAAGATGTCGATGTGTCGAAAGGTTCCGAAGAGACGCTCGAGGAGGGACAGACGCTTTATTTTGTCGAAAAAGATTTTCCTCATCATTTGCTCTTCAGAG GAGCAGATAGCAGGAAATTGAGCAACAAGAGAACAATCAGCGATTATTTTTCATCGGACGAAAATCTgtcaaagaaaagcaaaaaagacGAAGAAGATGAAG ATTCTGAGAATGAAAAGCTGGTCAAAACGAAGCTCGAGAAGTTGCAAAACTCGCAGAACTATCTGGGAG TTTCGAGGAGCAAACAATCGAGCATCAGCTCAGCATCCTCGTCCCTGCAAGAGGTGACCTCGAGAGACCCTGGGTGGTACGAAGCCGATAAAAATCTGCTCGTTTTTGAGTCGGACGGTTTGGTTCATTCGTCGAAGATCGTCGCATTTGACATGGATGGAACGTTGATAACAACCAAGTCAG GTCGAACGTTTGCCGCAGACATCAATGACTGGAAAATACTTTTCCCTGAAATCCCAAAGAAGCTTAAAGAGTTGTCAGAGCAAG GTCATAAACTAGTGATTATTACCAACCAAATGGGCATCGGGAAAGGAAAAGTGAAGAAAGAAGATTTCAAGACAAAAGTTGAGAATTTGGTCAAGTTTCTATTCCTTCCATTCCAG GTTCTCGCCATAACTGATCGGGGATTTTACAGAAAACCAAACACCGGCACTTGGAAGTGGCTTGACGAGTCCGGGAACGGGGGAATCCCCATCGATAAGCCGAGTTTTGTTTACGTGGGTGACGCAGCGGGGAGGGAGAAGGGTTGGGCACCGGGGAAGAAGAAAGACTTCAGCTGCAGTGACAG GTTGTTCGCGATTAACCTGGACGTGACTTTCTTCACCCCCGAGGAGTTCTTCCTCGGACACAGAGCAGCAAAGTTTGAAATGCCGACCTTTGACCCC AGATCGTTGGTCGACCAACCCCCCACTGATGGCGCTGACGTCACAAGCGAAAAACAGGAAGTCGTCATTCTTGTCGGATATCCTGCTT CTGGCAAGTCAACTTTCGTGGCGAGGCATCTGCTGCCATCTGGCTACATCCACATCAATAGG GATAAACTGAAGACCTGGCAGAAATGCGTCTCCCTCTGCAACTCCTCATTGGCTGGCGGGAAGAGCGTTGTCATTGACAACACCAATCCCGACCTCGAGTCGAGACAGAG ATACATCTCTTGTGCCAAGTCTCGTGGCTGCCAGTGTAGATGCTTCGTCATGCAGGCCACCCTGGACCACGCCATGCATAACAACAG GTTCCGTGAATTGTCGGGTTCGCCGCATGATGTCGTTCCAAAAATGATTCTCTATTCCTACAGGAAGAAATTTGTCGAACCAAAATTAAAAGAGGGTTTTGATGAAATcgtgaaaattaattttgttcctcattttgaaaacgaTGATTTGAGCAAAATGTATCGAAAATATACAGATTAA
- the LOC143460940 gene encoding signal peptidase complex catalytic subunit SEC11C-like, which produces MDIFSDLRRLNKRQVYFQVLNFAMIISSALMIWKGMMVATGSESPIVVVLSGSMEPAFYRGDLLFLTNYRADPVRAGEIVVFKIEGRDIPIVHRVIKLHEKADGKVKFLTKGDNNEVDDRGLYKPGQLWVERDHVVGRARGFIPYVGIVTILMNDYPKLKYAVLGLLGLFVLIHRE; this is translated from the exons ATGGACATTTTCAGTGATTTGCGGCGACTCAATAAACGACag GTCTACTTCCAAGTGTTGAACTTTGCGATGATCATCTCATCCGCTCTCATGATATGGAAGGGGATGATGGTGGCCACCGGGAGTGAAAGTCCCATCGTCGTCGTGCTCAG TGGAAGCATGGAGCCTGCGTTTTATCGAGGAGACCTTCTCTTCCTCACCAACTATCGCGCTGATCCGGTCCGTGCCGGAGAAATTGTGgtctttaaaattgaaggtcGGGACATTCCAATCGTTCATCGAGTCATCAAACTTCACGAAAA AGCTGATGGCAAGGTGAAGTTTCTCACGAAAGGTGACAACAATGAAGTGGACGACCGCGGCCTCTACAAGCCGGGACAATTATGGGTTGAGCGGGATCATGTGGTCGGGAGAGCAAGAGGGTTCATCCCTTACGTTGGCATTGTCACGATATTGATGAATGATTATCCCAAGTTGAAG TATGCGGTGCTGGGTCTTCTCGGACTTTTTGTATTGATTCATCGAGAATAA